The following proteins come from a genomic window of Leptospiraceae bacterium:
- a CDS encoding NAD(P)-dependent glycerol-3-phosphate dehydrogenase, whose amino-acid sequence MKIGLIGSGSFGTALGSLLADKGYDVHMWTRSKDQADGINNYHRNTKHLADLVLPEKLQANTNLEAVVRDKDLILSAPPSHVLTEIIHQIRDFLPPNAPIVSATKGIENGTLRMVSEIFESELPGRLQKNLSYLSGPSFAKEIIARVPTIVSIASKNENTAKAVQEIFGFTYFRTYWTPDVVGVELGGSLKNVIAIAAGVVDGLGQGQNTRAAVITRGLNEITRLGVKKGADPMTFLGPSGIGDLVLTCCGDLSRNRTVGIKLGQGKKLSEILSEMNEVAEGVKTTKSAYDLSKKLGVSMPITEEIYKMLYEDKSPKDVMRDLMGRDLKREGIH is encoded by the coding sequence ATGAAAATAGGTTTAATCGGATCTGGAAGTTTTGGGACAGCACTTGGAAGTTTACTTGCTGACAAAGGGTACGATGTACATATGTGGACTCGTTCTAAAGACCAAGCAGATGGCATTAACAATTATCACCGAAATACGAAACATTTAGCCGATCTAGTGCTTCCGGAAAAATTACAAGCAAATACAAACCTAGAAGCAGTTGTTCGGGATAAGGATCTTATTTTATCAGCTCCACCTTCCCATGTATTAACAGAAATCATTCACCAAATTAGAGATTTTTTGCCTCCGAATGCCCCAATAGTTTCGGCAACGAAAGGAATTGAAAATGGCACTCTTCGAATGGTTTCGGAAATCTTTGAGTCAGAATTACCCGGTCGTTTACAAAAAAATCTCAGTTATTTATCAGGTCCTAGTTTTGCGAAAGAAATTATCGCGCGAGTTCCAACTATTGTAAGCATCGCTTCAAAAAATGAAAATACAGCAAAAGCAGTTCAGGAGATTTTTGGATTTACCTATTTTAGAACATACTGGACTCCTGATGTTGTAGGTGTGGAGTTAGGTGGATCTTTAAAAAATGTAATTGCAATTGCCGCAGGAGTTGTGGACGGATTAGGGCAAGGGCAAAATACGAGAGCCGCAGTAATTACAAGGGGGTTAAATGAAATTACCCGCTTAGGCGTAAAGAAGGGAGCCGATCCGATGACATTTCTTGGTCCATCAGGTATTGGTGATTTAGTATTAACTTGTTGCGGGGATTTATCAAGGAACCGAACAGTCGGAATAAAATTGGGACAGGGAAAAAAACTTTCTGAAATCCTTTCCGAGATGAATGAAGTTGCCGAAGGTGTCAAAACCACTAAAAGTGCTTATGATCTTTCAAAAAAATTAGGGGTGTCTATGCCAATTACAGAAGAAATTTATAAAATGCTTTATGAAGATAAATCTCCTAAAGACGTTATGCGGGATTTAATGGGAAGAGATTTAAAAAGAGAAGGAATTCATTGA
- a CDS encoding TerB family tellurite resistance protein has translation MINLLLTIVGIYLILNSREILFFILGVFLVVMAIRRMLDELSGDVTPDNREYVNGLVYLIRTEIRGYTIIEQYAAILASACIHIAKSDGRISEQEIRVIRQAIQREFQGRVDENLIARIVGHTKQHIQSFSKEQIFLSLVDVVNLYFQHLDLAGWEARMELTSMLFLMIYEVALADGGVTDAEEELFNRLCFQFALPGSYVQNIKRTAKYNVNARSNRSSNANYSGQSYNSEYIDNSKYKNSLALFNLKEVYTLEELEKAWKQMAIMYHPDKFHNAKPEIYELMNKKFIEAKDAYEFLKKRKS, from the coding sequence ATGATTAATCTATTGCTCACAATAGTCGGTATTTATTTGATATTAAATTCCCGCGAGATTCTATTTTTTATTTTAGGTGTATTTTTAGTTGTTATGGCTATCAGAAGAATGTTAGATGAGCTTAGCGGAGATGTTACACCGGATAACCGAGAGTATGTGAATGGACTGGTTTATCTAATCCGAACTGAAATCCGCGGTTATACAATCATTGAACAGTATGCAGCCATCCTTGCTTCTGCCTGTATCCATATTGCAAAATCGGATGGCAGAATATCGGAACAAGAAATTAGAGTAATACGTCAAGCGATACAGAGAGAATTTCAGGGGAGAGTAGATGAAAATTTAATTGCACGCATTGTAGGTCATACAAAACAACATATACAATCATTTTCGAAAGAGCAGATTTTTTTATCACTTGTAGATGTTGTAAACTTATACTTTCAACATTTAGATTTAGCAGGTTGGGAAGCCCGAATGGAACTTACCAGTATGTTATTTCTTATGATTTATGAGGTTGCTTTGGCTGACGGAGGAGTCACTGATGCAGAAGAAGAATTATTCAATCGATTATGTTTTCAATTTGCTTTACCCGGATCTTATGTGCAAAATATTAAACGCACAGCCAAATACAATGTTAACGCTCGTTCGAATCGAAGTTCAAATGCAAATTATAGCGGTCAATCGTACAATTCCGAGTATATAGATAATTCAAAATATAAAAACTCATTAGCTTTATTTAATCTGAAAGAAGTTTATACGCTAGAAGAACTAGAAAAGGCTTGGAAACAAATGGCGATAATGTATCATCCCGATAAATTTCACAATGCAAAACCGGAAATTTACGAACTCATGAATAAAAAATTCATCGAAGCAAAAGATGCGTATGAGTTTTTAAAAAAACGGAAAAGCTAA
- a CDS encoding LysR family transcriptional regulator, translated as MTLVQLKYAVTLEKVKNFALAATELLIAQPTLSLQIQKLERSVGITIFDRATNPISVTNEGKEFLQQARVVISESEKLEYMYSQKGDSISGDLRLGIIPTVSSSLLIKILPIMNSNYPDLNLRIFELPTNQIIQKLENNEIDMGILATPLNQKKIKEYPLYYEPFQVYIPSNIKIKSKEMSIDELQNYEMVVLGEEHCFRGQALKVCKNNSYGRIEAGSFETIKKLVDNNLGLTLLPYFEEVTKKEQIRNLKDPVPAREISIVTSLSFFKMNVLKVIKKEILSLIPKEFHTRKNFHIMGVE; from the coding sequence ATGACGCTTGTCCAATTAAAGTATGCAGTAACTCTGGAGAAGGTTAAGAATTTTGCGTTAGCAGCTACAGAGTTACTCATTGCCCAACCTACCCTCAGTCTTCAAATTCAAAAACTGGAGCGGTCGGTTGGGATTACCATCTTTGATAGAGCTACAAATCCGATTTCAGTAACAAACGAAGGAAAGGAATTTTTACAACAAGCAAGGGTAGTTATTTCAGAGTCCGAAAAATTAGAATACATGTACAGTCAAAAAGGCGATTCAATTTCGGGAGATTTACGACTTGGAATTATTCCAACAGTTTCAAGTTCTCTACTTATAAAAATTCTTCCGATAATGAATTCGAATTATCCTGATTTAAATCTTCGCATTTTCGAATTACCTACAAACCAAATCATTCAAAAACTTGAAAACAATGAAATCGATATGGGAATTTTAGCAACACCCTTAAATCAAAAAAAAATAAAAGAATATCCTTTGTACTATGAGCCATTTCAAGTATACATTCCTTCCAATATCAAAATTAAATCGAAGGAAATGTCGATTGATGAATTACAAAATTATGAAATGGTTGTTCTAGGAGAAGAACATTGTTTTAGAGGACAGGCTTTAAAAGTCTGCAAGAATAATTCCTATGGTAGAATTGAAGCAGGAAGTTTTGAAACTATCAAAAAATTAGTCGATAATAATTTGGGGCTAACACTACTACCCTACTTCGAAGAAGTTACAAAGAAAGAACAAATTCGTAATTTAAAGGATCCTGTTCCCGCAAGAGAAATCAGTATAGTTACCAGTCTTTCCTTTTTCAAAATGAATGTATTAAAAGTTATTAAAAAAGAAATTTTATCTCTAATTCCGAAAGAATTTCACACACGAAAAAATTTTCATATAATGGGAGTAGAATAA
- the ahpC gene encoding peroxiredoxin: protein MARINDRIPEFTVQAYHNGSFKAVSDKDVVGKWSIFLFYPADFTFVCPTELGDMADQYAELQKLGVEVYSVSTDTHFVHKAWHDASETIKKIKFPMLADPTGKLTRGFDVMIEEDGIAMRGTFLVNPEGKIKAIDITDGGIGRDASAMVQKVQAAQYVASHTGEVCPAKWKPGSQTLKPGLDLVGKI, encoded by the coding sequence ATGGCAAGAATCAATGATAGAATTCCGGAATTTACAGTTCAGGCATATCACAATGGAAGTTTCAAAGCAGTGAGCGACAAAGATGTAGTAGGAAAATGGTCTATTTTCCTTTTTTATCCAGCAGATTTTACATTCGTGTGTCCAACTGAATTAGGGGACATGGCTGACCAATATGCAGAATTGCAAAAATTAGGAGTTGAAGTATATTCCGTTTCGACAGACACACATTTTGTTCACAAGGCATGGCATGATGCGAGTGAAACAATCAAAAAAATCAAGTTCCCAATGCTAGCAGATCCAACTGGAAAATTAACAAGAGGATTCGATGTAATGATCGAAGAAGATGGAATTGCTATGAGAGGAACATTCTTAGTAAACCCAGAAGGAAAAATCAAAGCGATCGACATCACTGATGGCGGAATCGGAAGAGACGCAAGTGCAATGGTTCAAAAAGTCCAAGCAGCTCAATATGTTGCAAGTCATACTGGAGAGGTTTGCCCAGCAAAATGGAAACCAGGTAGCCAAACATTAAAACCAGGATTGGATTTAGTCGGTAAGATTTAA
- a CDS encoding flavin reductase family protein has protein sequence MAITKDDFKKAMGHWASGVTIVTYSEDGIYGGLTASSFTSLSVDPFLVLFSVMKNAASHDKILKIKEFAINILSAEQENLSNQFASSNSDRDTLVHEVGFTHQVTKSPLLNNSLSHLDCTLENVYDGGDHSIIVGKVHYAYTDETKRPLLYFYRKYYSI, from the coding sequence ATGGCAATTACAAAAGACGATTTTAAAAAAGCAATGGGACATTGGGCTTCGGGGGTAACCATTGTTACCTATTCAGAAGATGGAATTTATGGGGGACTGACAGCTTCTAGTTTTACTTCCCTTTCAGTAGATCCATTTTTAGTTTTATTCTCTGTAATGAAAAATGCAGCGAGTCATGATAAAATTTTAAAGATTAAAGAATTTGCGATCAATATTTTATCTGCTGAACAAGAAAATTTATCAAACCAATTTGCAAGTTCGAATTCCGATAGAGATACGTTGGTTCATGAAGTTGGATTCACACACCAGGTTACAAAATCTCCACTATTAAATAATTCTCTGTCTCATTTGGATTGTACATTGGAAAACGTGTATGATGGAGGAGATCATTCAATCATTGTAGGTAAGGTGCATTATGCTTACACAGATGAAACTAAAAGACCGCTTCTTTATTTCTACAGAAAATATTATAGTATATAA
- the ahpF gene encoding alkyl hydroperoxide reductase subunit F: MLDNDLIEQIKGYMERLQNKVVIRINKEEHEKREELVEMLSSIVSTSDKLELSVTDVPLRSGVSFDFVVNDKPTGITFSGIPGGHEFSSLILALLQSSGVPLKLDESLQQIIKSFKTEMKFETVVSLSCHNCPEVVQALNQISILNPNVTHEMIDGGVYPELIAERKIQGVPTIYLNGKQFGSGKMEISEIIEKIKEITPTDESVLPTTSSDEIHDVTIIGGGPAGVSAAIYAARKGLDVIMIADRVGGQVKDTMDIENMISVAHTTGPVLVNSMEEHLGKYNVKIRKNLKVNSISDGSEYKSVELNTGEIIKTKTIIIATGAKWRELGVPGEKENIGNGVAYCPHCDGPFFKDKDVIVVGGGNSGVEAALDLSGIVKSVTVLEYMSEFKADKVLLDKVNTTKNIYMMTEIQSKEISTENGKVSGLKYINRKDNSENFLKTDGIFIQIGLLPNSSFAKGVLELTKFGEIIIDDKCKTSVTGIFACGDVTTVPYKQIIISMGEGAKAGLSAFEYILMHTKKEEKVAA; encoded by the coding sequence ATGTTAGACAATGATTTAATTGAACAAATAAAAGGGTACATGGAAAGATTACAAAATAAAGTAGTCATTCGTATCAATAAAGAAGAACACGAAAAACGAGAAGAGTTAGTGGAAATGCTTTCGAGTATTGTAAGCACTTCCGACAAATTGGAATTATCCGTAACTGATGTTCCACTTCGAAGTGGTGTGAGTTTTGATTTCGTAGTAAATGATAAACCTACAGGAATTACATTTAGTGGAATTCCGGGTGGGCATGAGTTTTCTTCTCTTATCCTTGCCCTGCTTCAATCCAGCGGTGTCCCATTGAAATTAGATGAGTCCCTCCAACAAATTATCAAAAGTTTTAAAACAGAAATGAAATTTGAAACCGTGGTTTCTTTAAGTTGCCACAATTGCCCAGAAGTCGTCCAAGCATTAAATCAAATTTCTATTCTAAATCCAAACGTAACGCATGAGATGATTGACGGTGGTGTTTACCCAGAGTTAATCGCTGAAAGGAAAATACAAGGAGTTCCAACCATTTACCTCAACGGAAAACAATTCGGAAGTGGAAAAATGGAAATTTCTGAAATCATTGAGAAAATCAAAGAAATTACACCTACCGACGAATCAGTGTTACCCACAACCTCTTCGGATGAAATCCATGATGTAACGATTATCGGTGGTGGTCCTGCTGGAGTAAGTGCTGCAATTTATGCGGCAAGAAAGGGTCTCGATGTAATTATGATAGCTGATCGTGTCGGTGGACAAGTAAAAGATACGATGGACATTGAGAATATGATTTCTGTCGCTCATACCACAGGTCCAGTTTTAGTAAATTCCATGGAAGAACATCTCGGAAAATACAATGTGAAAATTCGTAAGAACTTAAAGGTAAATTCTATTTCCGATGGAAGTGAATACAAATCAGTAGAATTAAACACAGGTGAAATTATAAAAACAAAAACCATTATCATCGCAACCGGTGCGAAGTGGAGAGAACTTGGAGTGCCGGGCGAAAAAGAAAATATAGGAAACGGGGTAGCGTATTGCCCTCATTGTGATGGACCTTTCTTTAAAGACAAAGACGTTATCGTGGTAGGTGGCGGAAACTCAGGGGTAGAAGCGGCACTCGATCTAAGTGGAATTGTAAAATCAGTTACTGTATTAGAATATATGTCCGAGTTCAAAGCAGACAAAGTTTTATTAGATAAAGTAAATACAACAAAAAATATCTATATGATGACTGAAATCCAAAGTAAAGAAATTTCTACTGAAAACGGAAAAGTGAGTGGGCTAAAATACATTAACCGCAAAGATAATTCGGAAAACTTTTTGAAGACAGATGGAATTTTTATTCAGATCGGGTTACTCCCGAATAGCTCTTTTGCGAAAGGTGTATTGGAATTGACCAAGTTTGGAGAAATCATCATTGACGATAAATGTAAGACGAGTGTTACTGGAATATTTGCCTGCGGGGATGTAACAACCGTTCCTTATAAACAAATCATTATCTCGATGGGAGAAGGAGCTAAGGCTGGTTTGTCGGCATTTGAGTATATACTCATGCATACGAAAAAAGAAGAAAAAGTAGCAGCATGA
- a CDS encoding Kef family K(+) transporter, which yields MPHNLTLITTIAASLVLSLVFGFIAVKLRLPALIGYLVAGILAGPATPGFVADIELSSQLAEIGVMLLMFGVGLHFSIDDLLAVRKIAVPGAILRIVIATLITIFITKIWGWNIGEGLVFGISLSVASTVVLLKALESRHLLESVNGRIAVGWVVVEDLAMVLVLVLLPPLSGWLGGKAVANPDMSILTTLGITLGKVSIFILLMMLVGKRVFPWLLWQVARTGSRELFTLCVIAAAVGIAYGSSSLFGISFALGAFFAGVVLQESNLSYRAAEESLPLRDAFSVLFFVSVGMLFDPQIIIREPLRVLIVVAIIILGKSAFVFFIVLVFRYPLNTALTVSAGLAQIGEFSFILAGIGVSLKILSNEGQSLILAGALISITLNSLVFKAIEPIQVWVRSRSKLANLLERSDDPLAELPMSFDSEHLTGHVVLVGYGRVGRKIALSLNQAGVKYVVAEQNREIVEKLREQGFPAVSGNASEPAVLIQAHIARAHTLAIATPDTFQVRQMIEIARTLNPNINTVVRTHSEEESELLEKENVGKIFMGEHELAASMSHYILSKITGGTRRVDLQ from the coding sequence ATGCCACACAATCTTACACTAATTACAACTATTGCTGCAAGTCTTGTGCTTTCCTTAGTGTTTGGATTTATTGCTGTTAAACTCAGATTACCTGCTTTAATCGGTTACTTAGTTGCGGGAATTTTAGCAGGACCTGCAACGCCTGGATTTGTGGCTGATATAGAACTCTCAAGCCAATTAGCAGAAATAGGCGTTATGCTTTTAATGTTTGGAGTCGGATTACACTTCTCCATAGACGACCTTCTTGCTGTTCGAAAAATTGCCGTACCGGGAGCCATTCTTCGAATCGTAATCGCAACTCTTATCACAATATTTATTACAAAAATTTGGGGATGGAATATTGGAGAAGGATTAGTTTTTGGAATTTCACTTTCTGTCGCAAGTACGGTAGTTTTACTTAAAGCATTAGAAAGTAGACATCTACTTGAATCGGTAAATGGAAGAATTGCAGTAGGATGGGTTGTAGTAGAAGATTTAGCAATGGTTTTAGTTTTGGTATTACTTCCTCCCCTTTCTGGTTGGTTAGGTGGTAAGGCTGTGGCTAATCCAGATATGTCGATACTAACCACTCTCGGAATTACACTTGGAAAGGTTTCCATTTTTATATTACTTATGATGTTAGTAGGCAAAAGAGTATTTCCATGGCTTTTATGGCAAGTTGCAAGAACTGGATCAAGAGAATTGTTTACTCTTTGTGTAATTGCTGCAGCCGTCGGAATTGCATATGGATCTTCTTCGTTATTTGGAATATCATTCGCATTAGGGGCATTTTTTGCGGGAGTAGTTTTACAAGAGTCAAATCTTAGTTATAGAGCGGCAGAAGAATCTTTGCCGCTTAGGGATGCTTTTTCAGTATTATTTTTTGTTTCGGTGGGTATGTTGTTTGATCCGCAAATAATCATTCGTGAACCTCTACGGGTATTGATAGTAGTTGCAATAATTATTTTAGGCAAGTCTGCATTTGTATTTTTTATTGTACTGGTATTTCGTTATCCATTAAACACAGCTTTGACTGTATCCGCTGGACTTGCACAAATTGGAGAATTTTCTTTTATTTTGGCTGGAATCGGCGTTTCTCTCAAAATTCTATCTAACGAAGGACAAAGTTTAATTTTGGCAGGCGCGCTAATATCAATTACCCTCAACTCACTAGTTTTTAAAGCAATTGAACCGATTCAAGTCTGGGTTCGTTCTCGTTCAAAACTCGCAAATCTTTTAGAACGAAGCGATGATCCATTAGCAGAACTTCCAATGAGTTTTGATTCCGAACATTTGACGGGACACGTTGTTCTTGTTGGATATGGTCGAGTAGGACGAAAGATTGCTTTAAGTTTGAATCAGGCCGGAGTTAAATATGTAGTAGCCGAACAAAACCGAGAAATTGTAGAAAAATTAAGAGAACAAGGTTTCCCTGCAGTATCAGGAAATGCCTCCGAACCTGCAGTCTTAATCCAAGCACATATTGCCCGCGCACATACTTTAGCAATCGCGACGCCTGATACGTTTCAAGTTAGACAAATGATCGAAATTGCACGCACTTTAAATCCCAATATAAATACAGTCGTTAGAACCCATAGTGAAGAAGAATCCGAACTACTTGAAAAAGAAAATGTAGGAAAAATTTTTATGGGAGAACATGAATTAGCTGCCAGTATGTCCCATTATATACTATCCAAAATTACAGGCGGCACTAGAAGAGTAGATTTACAATGA